From Heliomicrobium modesticaldum Ice1, a single genomic window includes:
- a CDS encoding glycosyl hydrolase family 18 protein, translating into MMDYLKGKRCMVWSFMGNTRMYQALNDYGDRLDTVGIFTFEVDATGTISETGTDVSSLTAYRTKWPHIKWMLTVMNHGTASIFTALRNNTDGAKDTFLSEIVRIMQKYPWCAGVDIDLERGGGYENRTAANALFRDIFRTVKSYNPAKLVNICLPGMTGVEGSVGGENWCVYSDLNAYCDTAAIMSYGMAWAGSAPGPVSPRSWLEGIYDYAVQSMSPDKVFMGLPAYGWNWQIYDTPENLGKAYRGTSNTYYAAKNWMTGVYNFTDDQPPQPRIPIIAYWDDYDKVPWALPHVYDYMEGWDAVSRTDPITAEVYNRRHYLTCYGKAQKAEFGAILIDRDGVPDSYEGNIIVGEAAVSLGDGGTADYSFTIGQAGTYDVAVRLCYPFWDKNGITISLDEGPGVTFTEDRLWWPYWRKTFWAALATEVSLSAGEHTITIEGGIPGTQFYGFRVCGSFSEEPSAGEATFALSPRSFKDVDGNMVVPDRGFKLTTEVLRRKPDSALVWYEDFRDPITLQESYWITLSGSWSVWHDTNGNGNRPYSQLEGSGQLAWKYEGFNDVHVRARVAFPENGNGRAGVFLGDVFCCINIDNQRVELYQGTTLLENWQGSYSRTPDADIRTNPNMYLIEMRKRGGTVRVYSGNSNTLRFTAAISAVGGYCGIRSDGQIKCELLRLGDAWTYEPYEAFDVYMPDGTSMNYGRIPRAGVTWDSEFGVFTLQNDVEESSSRSEDISMDYDFYHSGLLQIPCNADYIAKIVPRDINVWISRLFLGDADGFSILYYQDVDSLVYWSNEAAYRWGLRGIAIWSLGQEDLRLWEALPKQI; encoded by the coding sequence ATGATGGACTATTTAAAGGGGAAACGCTGCATGGTCTGGTCGTTCATGGGCAACACCCGGATGTACCAGGCGCTGAACGACTATGGTGACCGTCTGGATACGGTGGGCATCTTCACCTTCGAGGTCGACGCAACGGGAACTATTTCAGAAACCGGCACCGATGTCTCAAGCCTTACAGCTTACCGCACCAAGTGGCCGCACATCAAGTGGATGCTGACTGTCATGAACCACGGCACGGCTTCAATCTTTACCGCCCTGCGGAACAATACGGACGGCGCGAAGGATACCTTCCTCTCGGAAATCGTGCGCATTATGCAGAAATACCCGTGGTGCGCCGGCGTGGACATCGACCTGGAGCGCGGCGGCGGGTATGAGAACCGCACTGCGGCAAACGCCCTCTTCCGTGATATCTTCCGGACGGTCAAATCATATAACCCCGCCAAGCTAGTCAACATCTGCCTGCCGGGCATGACGGGCGTGGAAGGCTCCGTCGGCGGCGAGAACTGGTGTGTATACTCCGACCTCAACGCATACTGTGACACGGCGGCCATCATGAGCTACGGCATGGCGTGGGCCGGCTCCGCGCCGGGACCCGTGTCTCCCCGAAGCTGGCTGGAGGGCATCTACGACTACGCCGTGCAGTCCATGTCCCCAGATAAGGTGTTCATGGGCTTGCCCGCCTATGGCTGGAACTGGCAGATTTACGACACGCCCGAAAACCTCGGCAAGGCTTACCGGGGAACATCCAATACCTATTATGCCGCAAAGAACTGGATGACGGGGGTTTACAACTTTACGGACGACCAGCCGCCCCAGCCGCGTATCCCCATCATTGCATACTGGGACGATTACGACAAAGTGCCGTGGGCCCTTCCCCATGTTTATGACTATATGGAAGGCTGGGATGCCGTATCAAGGACTGACCCCATAACCGCCGAGGTGTATAACCGGCGGCATTACCTGACCTGTTACGGCAAGGCGCAAAAAGCGGAATTCGGCGCCATCCTCATAGACCGCGACGGTGTCCCCGATTCCTACGAGGGTAACATCATCGTAGGCGAAGCGGCGGTCAGTTTGGGTGATGGCGGGACGGCTGATTACAGCTTTACCATCGGCCAAGCGGGAACCTATGATGTGGCTGTGCGGTTATGTTATCCGTTTTGGGATAAGAATGGAATCACCATTTCACTTGACGAAGGCCCCGGCGTGACCTTTACGGAGGATCGCCTGTGGTGGCCATACTGGAGGAAAACCTTCTGGGCGGCGCTTGCCACGGAAGTGAGCCTGTCGGCCGGGGAGCACACCATTACCATTGAGGGCGGCATTCCGGGGACGCAGTTTTATGGTTTCAGGGTATGCGGCTCCTTTTCGGAGGAGCCCTCGGCCGGGGAGGCGACATTCGCCCTTTCGCCGCGCAGCTTCAAGGATGTGGACGGCAACATGGTCGTGCCGGACAGGGGTTTCAAGCTGACAACCGAGGTGCTGCGCCGAAAGCCGGATTCCGCGCTGGTATGGTATGAAGATTTCCGTGACCCGATCACCCTCCAGGAAAGCTATTGGATTACCCTTTCCGGGAGCTGGAGCGTCTGGCACGACACTAATGGTAACGGCAACCGGCCATATTCACAGCTTGAGGGCAGCGGGCAGCTTGCCTGGAAGTATGAAGGGTTCAACGATGTGCATGTCAGGGCGAGGGTTGCTTTCCCGGAAAACGGCAACGGCCGCGCGGGGGTATTCCTCGGGGATGTGTTCTGCTGCATCAACATCGACAACCAGCGGGTGGAACTCTATCAAGGCACAACCCTGCTCGAGAACTGGCAAGGCAGTTACTCAAGGACACCGGACGCCGATATCCGCACCAACCCGAATATGTACCTCATTGAAATGAGGAAACGCGGGGGTACGGTTCGTGTCTACTCCGGCAACAGCAACACACTCCGGTTTACGGCAGCCATATCGGCGGTGGGCGGGTATTGCGGCATCCGGTCGGACGGGCAAATCAAGTGCGAACTGCTCCGGTTGGGCGATGCATGGACATATGAGCCATATGAAGCCTTTGATGTGTACATGCCGGACGGGACATCGATGAATTACGGGAGGATTCCGAGGGCGGGTGTGACCTGGGACTCGGAGTTTGGGGTGTTCACCCTCCAAAACGATGTGGAGGAATCCTCCAGCCGGAGCGAAGACATATCGATGGACTATGACTTCTACCACAGCGGGCTTTTGCAAATACCCTGCAACGCCGACTACATTGCAAAGATAGTGCCGAGGGACATCAACGTCTGGATATCCCGGCTGTTCCTCGGCGACGCGGACGGTTTCTCGATCCTCTACTACCAGGATGTGGACTCCCTCGTCTACTGGTCTAACGAGGCGGCTTACCGCTGGGGGCTTCGCGGCATCGCCATCTGGTCGCTGGGCCAGGAGGATTTGCGGCTGTGGGAGGCACTCCCAAAACAGATATAA
- a CDS encoding phage holin family protein, whose translation MKEIWSWIQAAFAGLGGWLGWVLGGADGFIYALIAFVAVDYLTGVLCAIADKKLSSEIGAKGIFKKVLIFVMVGVAHILDTQVLGGNSSALRTAVIFFYLSNEGVSILENSAHIGLPIPEKLKEVLQQLHGRDGEPPKTGDGT comes from the coding sequence ATGAAAGAAATCTGGTCCTGGATTCAGGCGGCGTTTGCCGGGTTAGGCGGATGGCTGGGTTGGGTGCTGGGCGGCGCGGACGGTTTTATCTACGCCCTGATTGCTTTTGTGGCCGTGGATTATCTGACCGGTGTGCTTTGCGCTATTGCAGATAAGAAGCTGTCCAGCGAGATCGGCGCGAAGGGTATCTTCAAAAAGGTGCTCATCTTCGTGATGGTAGGCGTCGCGCATATCCTCGACACGCAGGTATTGGGCGGCAACAGCAGCGCCCTCCGCACAGCGGTGATCTTCTTCTATCTGAGCAACGAGGGCGTATCCATCCTCGAAAACTCAGCGCATATCGGGCTGCCCATCCCCGAAAAACTCAAGGAGGTTTTGCAGCAGCTTCATGGGCGCGACGGGGAGCCGCCAAAGACAGGTGACGGAACATGA
- a CDS encoding N-acetylmuramoyl-L-alanine amidase has product MNLRKQILTNNSCFKVGKTITPKGIMVHSTGANNPWLKRYVAPDDGFLGKNQYGNHWNQDKPDGRQVCVHAFIGKLADGSIATYQTLPWNHRGWHCGGSGNDTHIGFEICEDGLTDASYFGKVYSEAVELCVYLCKLYSLTEKDIICHSEGYKQGIASNHSDVMHWFPKFGKSMDTFRADVKRLLTAPAPTPGEPNRLYRVQVGAYSVKANAEAMLAKVKAAGFTDAFIKTE; this is encoded by the coding sequence ATGAATCTGCGAAAACAAATACTCACAAACAACTCCTGCTTCAAGGTGGGAAAAACCATCACGCCGAAGGGCATCATGGTTCACTCTACCGGGGCGAACAACCCGTGGCTGAAACGCTACGTGGCGCCCGACGACGGATTTCTGGGAAAGAACCAGTACGGTAACCACTGGAATCAGGATAAGCCCGACGGCCGTCAGGTCTGCGTCCATGCCTTTATCGGCAAGCTGGCGGACGGATCAATCGCAACATACCAGACCCTTCCGTGGAACCATCGCGGCTGGCACTGCGGTGGTTCAGGCAACGATACTCACATCGGCTTCGAGATCTGCGAGGATGGCTTGACTGATGCGTCTTATTTCGGCAAGGTATACTCGGAAGCCGTGGAGCTTTGCGTATATCTCTGCAAGCTCTATAGCTTGACTGAGAAAGACATCATTTGCCACTCCGAAGGCTATAAACAAGGTATCGCATCGAACCACTCTGATGTGATGCATTGGTTCCCGAAGTTTGGGAAATCTATGGATACTTTCCGTGCCGATGTTAAAAGACTTCTTACCGCCCCGGCGCCTACGCCCGGCGAGCCAAATAGGCTCTACCGCGTTCAGGTTGGGGCTTACAGCGTCAAGGCCAACGCTGAGGCGATGCTCGCCAAGGTTAAGGCGGCTGGATTTACGGACGCTTTTATCAAAACTGAATAA
- a CDS encoding SHOCT domain-containing protein has translation MTNVTDEKPGINYEKKPVSQEQLQHEYDYFLAQQILESILKNGLITMDEFNKITTLNRQSFSPALARIMPGNR, from the coding sequence ATGACAAACGTTACAGATGAAAAGCCGGGCATAAATTATGAGAAAAAGCCTGTTTCTCAGGAGCAGCTTCAGCATGAGTATGATTATTTTCTGGCTCAGCAAATATTAGAATCTATCTTGAAAAACGGCTTGATTACTATGGATGAATTCAACAAGATAACCACATTAAACCGCCAGTCTTTCTCTCCGGCGCTGGCACGGATTATGCCAGGAAATCGTTGA
- a CDS encoding recombinase family protein, whose translation MKKVTKIAQNTADFTERPKLRVAAYCRVSTDSDEQLVSLETQIRHYESYINANPDWEFAGLYYDEGITGTKKEKRHELLRMISDCENKKIDFIVTKSISRFARNTTDCLELVRKLIDLGIFIYFEKENINTGSMESELMLSILSGLAESESVSISENNKWSVKRRFQSGTFKISYPPYGYDAVDGKMVVNESQAEIVRFIFAEILSGKGTHKIADDLNRRKVPTKKGGRWTATTIRGMVSNEKYTGDAIFQKTYTDEHFNRHNNYGEKDQYLIKNHHEPIISHEDFEAAQMIIEQRGKEKGVVKYNEKYQSRYPFSGKIICGQCGSKFKRRIHGSGRKYIAWCCSTHIADIKKCPMKYIPESDFEYAFVTMMNKLIFGHETVLKPLLASLRGMNSDDSLTSIRELDKKLEENTEQRKVLVGLLTKGYLEPAVYNKGNNELLQEAERLHRQKESLVRFLNSDTQHLSEVSELLHYTTKTPMLTCFDRDIFKRFVERIIVYSRTEIGFELKCGITLKERLVK comes from the coding sequence TTGAAAAAGGTAACGAAAATCGCCCAAAATACAGCTGATTTTACCGAACGGCCCAAGCTACGTGTTGCGGCTTACTGCCGTGTGTCCACCGACAGCGATGAGCAGCTGGTCAGCCTTGAAACCCAAATTAGGCACTACGAATCCTATATCAATGCAAATCCTGATTGGGAGTTTGCCGGTCTTTATTATGACGAGGGCATCACAGGTACGAAAAAGGAAAAACGGCATGAGCTGCTTCGGATGATATCCGACTGTGAAAATAAAAAAATCGACTTCATCGTAACCAAGTCTATCAGCCGGTTTGCACGAAATACCACCGACTGTCTTGAACTGGTCAGGAAGCTGATTGACCTTGGCATCTTCATTTATTTTGAGAAAGAAAACATCAACACCGGGTCAATGGAAAGCGAACTCATGCTGTCAATCCTGAGTGGACTGGCTGAAAGCGAGTCGGTCTCCATCTCGGAAAACAATAAGTGGTCGGTAAAGCGCAGGTTTCAAAGCGGCACTTTCAAAATCTCCTATCCGCCCTATGGCTACGATGCCGTTGACGGGAAGATGGTCGTGAATGAATCCCAGGCTGAAATCGTCCGGTTCATCTTTGCTGAAATCTTGTCAGGCAAAGGCACCCATAAAATTGCGGATGACCTGAACCGCCGAAAGGTACCGACCAAGAAAGGCGGGCGCTGGACGGCAACAACCATTCGCGGGATGGTCAGCAACGAAAAATATACCGGCGACGCAATTTTTCAAAAGACCTATACCGATGAGCACTTCAACCGACACAACAACTACGGCGAGAAAGACCAGTATCTGATCAAAAACCATCATGAACCGATTATCAGCCATGAAGATTTTGAAGCCGCACAGATGATCATCGAACAGCGCGGCAAGGAAAAAGGTGTAGTAAAGTATAACGAAAAATACCAGAGCCGTTATCCTTTTTCCGGTAAAATCATCTGCGGTCAGTGTGGCAGTAAATTCAAACGCCGAATTCACGGGAGCGGCAGAAAATACATCGCATGGTGCTGCTCCACTCACATTGCGGACATCAAGAAATGTCCTATGAAATATATCCCGGAGTCCGATTTTGAATACGCATTCGTCACCATGATGAACAAGCTCATCTTCGGACATGAAACCGTCCTAAAGCCACTGCTTGCGAGCCTGCGCGGCATGAATTCCGACGACAGTCTGACAAGCATTCGGGAGCTTGACAAGAAACTCGAAGAAAACACGGAACAGCGAAAGGTGCTGGTGGGGCTTCTCACCAAAGGATACCTTGAGCCTGCCGTTTACAATAAGGGCAACAATGAACTTCTGCAGGAGGCCGAAAGGTTACACCGTCAAAAGGAATCCTTAGTACGCTTCTTAAACAGTGACACCCAACACTTAAGCGAAGTCAGTGAGTTGCTGCACTATACCACAAAAACACCGATGCTGACCTGCTTTGACAGAGACATTTTTAAACGCTTTGTGGAGCGGATTATTGTTTATTCCAGGACAGAAATAGGATTTGAGTTAAAATGCGGCATAACGCTGAAAGAAAGGCTGGTGAAATAG
- a CDS encoding recombinase family protein, which yields MEVSKNVTVIPARKHIRKSKDEEKPKLRVAAYCRVSTDSDEQATSYETQIEHYTAYINGHPDWVLAGIFADDGISGTNTKKRDEFNRMIDECMAGNIDMVITKSISRFARNTLDCLKYIRQLKEKNIPVYFEKENINTMDSKGEVLLTIMASLAQQESQSLSQNVKLGLQYRYQQGEIQVNCARFLGYTKDENKHLVVVPEEAEVVKRIYREYLEGASMLKIARGLEADGILNGAGKERWHTSNINQILRNEKYIGDALLQKTYTVDFLTKKRVKNNGLVPQYYVENSHEAIIPREIFMQVQEELVRRRLIHKSPNGKNRVFSSSHCLANIVYCGVCGEFYRRIHWYNRGKKSIVWRCISRLENTGLFCDARTVPESQIEQVLVKAINQTLCDRDTFLTTLQNNIETVLSHGNDQVLADIDKRLKELQAELLKLATSNADYEKVGNEIYHLREEKQKLQLESAGRDEQKKRISDMGTFLREQPTALTEYDESLIRRLIEKVTVYEDKFTVEFKSGVNVEINE from the coding sequence ATGGAAGTCAGTAAGAATGTCACAGTGATTCCTGCGAGGAAGCACATCCGCAAAAGTAAAGATGAAGAAAAACCGAAGCTCCGTGTGGCAGCTTACTGCCGCGTCTCCACCGACAGCGACGAACAGGCCACCAGCTATGAAACGCAGATTGAGCATTACACGGCCTACATCAACGGTCACCCGGACTGGGTGCTGGCCGGCATCTTTGCGGACGACGGCATTTCCGGCACCAACACCAAAAAGCGCGACGAATTCAACCGCATGATTGACGAGTGTATGGCGGGCAATATCGATATGGTCATCACCAAGTCCATCAGCAGGTTTGCGCGCAATACCCTGGACTGCCTGAAATACATCCGCCAGCTGAAGGAAAAGAATATTCCCGTGTACTTTGAAAAAGAAAACATTAACACCATGGATTCCAAGGGTGAGGTCCTGCTGACGATTATGGCATCCCTCGCTCAGCAGGAGAGCCAGTCCCTGAGCCAGAACGTGAAGCTGGGCCTGCAGTACCGCTACCAGCAGGGCGAGATTCAGGTCAACTGTGCCCGCTTCCTCGGCTACACCAAGGACGAAAACAAACATCTGGTGGTCGTGCCGGAGGAAGCCGAAGTCGTCAAGCGCATCTACCGGGAATATCTTGAAGGGGCCAGCATGCTAAAAATTGCCCGCGGGCTGGAAGCCGACGGCATCCTAAACGGCGCGGGCAAAGAACGCTGGCATACCAGCAATATCAACCAGATTCTGCGGAATGAAAAGTACATCGGAGACGCCCTATTACAGAAAACCTACACAGTTGATTTTCTCACAAAAAAGCGGGTCAAGAATAACGGCCTTGTCCCGCAATACTATGTGGAAAACAGCCATGAAGCCATCATCCCGCGTGAAATTTTCATGCAGGTGCAGGAGGAACTGGTGCGTCGGCGTTTAATCCATAAAAGCCCGAACGGAAAGAACCGGGTGTTCAGCAGCAGCCACTGTCTGGCGAACATCGTGTATTGTGGCGTTTGCGGGGAGTTTTACCGCCGGATTCACTGGTACAACCGGGGCAAAAAGTCCATTGTCTGGCGCTGCATCAGTCGCCTGGAAAACACCGGATTGTTCTGCGACGCCCGCACCGTGCCGGAAAGCCAAATCGAGCAGGTGCTGGTCAAGGCCATTAACCAAACGCTTTGCGACAGGGACACCTTTCTTACGACGCTTCAGAACAACATTGAAACCGTCCTGAGCCACGGGAACGACCAGGTCCTTGCCGACATCGACAAGCGATTGAAAGAGTTGCAGGCGGAGCTTTTGAAACTGGCTACTTCCAATGCGGATTACGAAAAAGTAGGCAACGAAATTTACCACCTGCGCGAGGAAAAGCAAAAGCTTCAGCTGGAAAGCGCCGGGCGGGATGAACAGAAAAAACGTATCTCCGACATGGGCACCTTCCTTCGGGAGCAGCCCACCGCCCTGACCGAATACGATGAGTCGCTTATCCGGCGGCTAATTGAAAAAGTCACCGTCTACGAGGACAAATTCACTGTTGAATTCAAATCTGGTGTCAATGTTGAGATAAACGAATAA
- a CDS encoding helix-turn-helix domain-containing protein: MRPKEIQEKLGIDADRIKLFKREGIFFPENPPSGNRSTNYTETDCENLRLLVVLTKSGLTCSDIRKLQDGEWTLEEAIVSRKQSIDAEIARKRNSLSLLSELLDDKAEFETFETDRYWNVITKKEAAGEEFIDIEDMYGYRPVSFIRNIQCPHCGEEYEVDLEDYLYDQSSDERENGMGPDIVYSFNSEDNFECPKCGKVIQIEGWIREYPVGAYDSEDINLDEWED, encoded by the coding sequence ATGAGACCAAAAGAAATTCAAGAAAAACTTGGTATCGATGCCGACAGAATTAAGCTATTTAAGAGAGAGGGCATCTTCTTTCCGGAGAATCCGCCATCCGGAAACAGGAGTACAAATTATACAGAAACAGACTGTGAAAATTTACGTCTTCTTGTAGTGCTAACTAAATCTGGGCTTACCTGTAGTGATATAAGAAAACTGCAGGATGGCGAATGGACTTTGGAAGAAGCGATTGTTTCTCGTAAACAGAGTATTGATGCTGAGATAGCCAGAAAACGAAACTCTCTGTCTTTACTTTCAGAACTGCTTGATGATAAGGCGGAATTTGAGACATTTGAAACTGACCGTTACTGGAATGTTATTACGAAGAAGGAAGCAGCTGGAGAGGAATTCATCGACATCGAAGATATGTATGGTTACCGTCCAGTGTCGTTTATCCGTAATATCCAGTGCCCTCACTGTGGTGAAGAGTATGAAGTCGATTTGGAAGATTACCTTTATGACCAGAGTAGCGATGAAAGAGAAAATGGGATGGGGCCTGATATAGTGTACAGCTTTAATTCCGAAGATAATTTCGAATGCCCAAAGTGCGGTAAGGTAATACAAATTGAAGGATGGATTCGAGAGTATCCAGTTGGTGCTTATGACTCTGAGGATATTAATCTTGATGAATGGGAGGACTGA
- the rlmD gene encoding 23S rRNA (uracil(1939)-C(5))-methyltransferase RlmD: MRPGDIDTFSIERMTLQGEGVARPGGMALFIPECMPGERVKARITQVKKNFARAELLEVLEAAPERVEPPCRVFSRCGGCQLQMIDYPAQCRVKTEGVRDALRRLGRLENVPVGEIVGAANPWRYRNRVQMHLRREAGAPGKPLQMGYYRLSSHELVENDECPLLPESFPPVLKALRRHLPEIDPAGELPIRHVVLKTTTPLERAGEMMLILVFSAWRSAWRKAVGDLAKRLMGEGATGEGATGEGATGEGATGEGATGEGLTGERYNLVSLYVNVNEKKEGEVLGPDYPFHVSKPGKERLTDYLPGGLQIEVGPASFTQVNPRQTEILYQLTKEVCGLTGRETIIDAYCGAGTISLFLARDCARVIGIEEVPMAVEDAQKNAEQNGITNVEFLTGKVEDLLPSLLERACVPDVIVLDPPRRGCHARVIEAIAQTGPDRIVYVSCDPASLARDAARLTAHGWQVKQVTPVDMFPQTGHVETVVLMSRVKG, translated from the coding sequence ATGCGACCCGGCGATATCGATACCTTTTCCATAGAACGGATGACCTTGCAAGGCGAGGGCGTGGCCCGCCCCGGCGGGATGGCTCTGTTTATCCCGGAGTGCATGCCTGGTGAGCGGGTGAAGGCCCGTATCACCCAGGTGAAAAAGAATTTTGCCCGCGCCGAACTGCTGGAGGTGCTCGAAGCGGCGCCGGAGCGGGTGGAACCGCCCTGCCGCGTCTTTTCGCGTTGTGGCGGCTGTCAGCTCCAGATGATAGACTACCCCGCACAATGCCGCGTGAAGACGGAAGGGGTCCGGGACGCATTACGGCGGTTGGGCCGCCTGGAGAACGTACCCGTTGGCGAGATCGTCGGCGCGGCAAACCCCTGGCGGTACCGCAACCGGGTGCAGATGCACCTGCGCCGGGAAGCCGGAGCGCCGGGAAAGCCGCTGCAAATGGGCTACTACCGCCTGTCTAGCCATGAACTCGTGGAAAACGACGAATGCCCTCTTCTGCCGGAGAGCTTTCCGCCGGTGCTGAAAGCACTGCGACGGCATTTGCCCGAAATCGACCCGGCAGGTGAACTGCCGATCCGCCATGTGGTCCTGAAAACAACAACCCCGCTTGAAAGAGCGGGGGAGATGATGTTGATCCTCGTCTTTTCCGCATGGCGCTCTGCCTGGCGCAAGGCCGTGGGAGATTTGGCGAAGCGGCTGATGGGGGAAGGAGCCACAGGGGAAGGAGCCACAGGGGAAGGAGCCACAGGGGAAGGAGCCACAGGGGAAGGAGCCACAGGGGAAGGACTCACGGGGGAACGATACAACCTGGTTTCTCTTTACGTAAACGTGAACGAAAAAAAAGAGGGAGAGGTTCTCGGCCCCGACTACCCTTTCCATGTGAGCAAGCCGGGCAAAGAGCGGCTCACTGACTATCTGCCTGGTGGTTTGCAGATCGAAGTCGGCCCCGCCAGCTTCACCCAGGTAAATCCCAGGCAGACAGAGATACTCTATCAGTTGACGAAGGAAGTCTGCGGCCTCACCGGACGGGAGACAATCATTGACGCTTATTGCGGCGCTGGCACTATCAGCCTCTTCCTGGCCCGCGACTGTGCCCGCGTCATCGGCATCGAAGAGGTCCCTATGGCGGTCGAAGATGCCCAAAAAAATGCCGAGCAAAATGGCATCACCAACGTTGAGTTTCTGACCGGCAAGGTAGAAGACCTGCTACCGTCGCTGCTCGAACGGGCATGTGTTCCCGACGTGATCGTGTTGGATCCGCCTCGGCGCGGCTGTCATGCGCGTGTGATTGAAGCCATCGCTCAGACCGGACCTGACCGGATCGTCTATGTCAGTTGCGATCCAGCGAGCTTGGCCCGCGATGCGGCGCGTTTGACCGCTCACGGGTGGCAGGTGAAGCAGGTGACGCCGGTGGATATGTTTCCGCAAACGGGGCACGTGGAGACGGTAGTATTGATGTCGAGGGTAAAAGGGTGA
- a CDS encoding amidohydrolase family protein — MNRVLAIVGGLIALFAAVFAGIYFGLGYLEKEGIELVDRPLHYDYVLKNGTIVDGTGKKSYQADIGIKKGKIAFIGIIQPPAKVKVIDASGLLILPGFVDLHSRLDGTLDGPDAFDGLIKQGITTILSGYGEIAQDDVTLHLKQASKSGLPVNYALLAGHQGLFKLLKAEENTDAVMAEEPPLEFGQIPPPPPPVTEKPKPAVEDLVLELQTSLEQGAFGLSIDFDDELGRQLTFDEIRQLAKALEERGAILSLTLPATSADPAVLLKRVIDLHRETKVRILMAPWGYLGNAPDARIADMEQDLQAGYLSSRNIYTTLYPSNRQPAGVRQTLQRAVALYPPEMIEIAEAGGQNSPTVVGKTLQEIAQERGIAPAEAARQMSSAGLVRIILRTTTLERIDRLAGAPFVALTVDSGMGSAAQYSPDALKEFLGRTVRDQNKISWEEAALKLSGRPSALLGIEDRGTVEKGKWADLVLIDPKLLPPSTEKKNGIRYVFVNGALAFSKGKILQEGQGKGQLLRFKSKPLMPEPAPAKAPPVPGPTEEEEEEE, encoded by the coding sequence ATGAATCGCGTTCTGGCGATCGTGGGTGGACTTATCGCCCTTTTTGCGGCCGTTTTTGCCGGGATATATTTCGGCTTGGGCTATCTGGAAAAAGAGGGCATCGAACTGGTGGACAGGCCCTTGCATTATGACTATGTCCTTAAAAACGGCACCATCGTCGACGGGACAGGCAAGAAAAGCTATCAGGCTGACATCGGGATCAAAAAAGGGAAGATCGCCTTCATCGGCATCATCCAGCCGCCGGCGAAGGTGAAGGTCATCGACGCATCGGGCCTGCTCATCCTGCCCGGATTTGTGGACCTCCATTCGCGGCTGGACGGCACGTTGGATGGCCCGGACGCTTTCGACGGCCTGATCAAACAGGGAATCACCACCATCTTGTCGGGTTACGGCGAAATCGCCCAGGATGACGTGACACTGCACCTGAAGCAGGCGTCCAAGTCTGGTCTGCCCGTCAATTACGCCCTCTTGGCCGGCCACCAGGGCCTGTTTAAACTGCTCAAAGCCGAGGAGAACACCGATGCAGTCATGGCCGAAGAGCCGCCCCTGGAGTTCGGCCAGATTCCGCCCCCGCCGCCGCCGGTGACGGAGAAGCCCAAACCGGCAGTGGAGGATCTGGTTCTTGAATTGCAGACATCTCTGGAGCAGGGCGCCTTCGGTCTTTCTATCGATTTTGATGACGAATTGGGACGGCAATTGACCTTTGACGAGATTCGCCAGTTGGCCAAAGCCTTGGAAGAAAGGGGCGCCATCTTGTCTTTGACCTTACCGGCCACCTCTGCTGATCCGGCGGTCCTCCTCAAGCGGGTCATCGACCTGCACCGGGAGACGAAGGTGCGCATTTTGATGGCGCCGTGGGGGTATCTCGGTAATGCCCCGGACGCCCGCATCGCCGACATGGAACAGGATCTGCAGGCAGGCTACTTGTCATCGCGAAACATCTATACCACCCTCTACCCGAGCAACCGCCAACCGGCCGGCGTCCGTCAGACGTTGCAGCGAGCCGTCGCTCTCTATCCACCGGAGATGATCGAGATCGCAGAGGCGGGAGGTCAGAACTCGCCCACGGTGGTGGGAAAAACCTTACAGGAGATCGCTCAGGAGCGGGGAATTGCGCCGGCGGAAGCGGCCCGGCAGATGTCCTCTGCAGGCCTTGTCCGGATCATCCTGCGCACGACCACCTTGGAACGGATCGACCGCCTCGCCGGCGCGCCTTTCGTCGCACTGACCGTCGACTCGGGCATGGGCAGTGCCGCCCAGTACAGCCCCGACGCCCTGAAGGAGTTTCTGGGCCGCACTGTGCGCGACCAGAACAAGATTTCTTGGGAAGAGGCGGCTCTGAAACTGTCAGGTCGTCCCAGTGCCCTCCTGGGCATCGAAGACCGGGGAACTGTGGAAAAGGGCAAGTGGGCCGATCTGGTGCTCATCGACCCGAAACTGCTGCCACCCAGCACGGAGAAGAAGAATGGCATCCGTTACGTCTTTGTCAATGGTGCCTTGGCCTTCTCCAAAGGCAAGATTTTGCAAGAGGGACAGGGAAAGGGACAACTGTTGCGCTTTAAGAGCAAGCCGCTCATGCCCGAACCGGCGCCGGCGAAAGCGCCGCCCGTGCCCGGACCGACGGAAGAGGAAGAAGAGGAAGAATGA